In the Paenibacillus sp. FSL H7-0357 genome, one interval contains:
- a CDS encoding LytR/AlgR family response regulator transcription factor translates to MINIAVCDDDISEIARLQKMFARLAVCSSFDIQIHYFTSGKELLRKYKEHTPSTFQVLCLDIEMPDINGIELAQEIRNSPDFDVQIIFLTSYPAYILDSLDTQPFQYLIKPVLYEFFESKMFKLLNYLYSQSKKYLTIKIEGEDFFFRYSEIIAIQKSKKVIGRDYMEIITTAKDYYTTKGILSEIQSKLEFPFLQVHRSVLINLDHLRKLTASSVIMINDSEFPLSRSKSKLVKEALARNLVMGLKDNV, encoded by the coding sequence TTGATTAACATTGCAGTATGTGATGATGATATTAGTGAAATTGCCCGTTTACAAAAGATGTTTGCAAGACTTGCTGTCTGCTCTTCATTTGACATACAAATACATTACTTCACGTCAGGCAAAGAACTGCTTCGAAAATACAAAGAACATACCCCCTCAACATTTCAGGTTTTATGCCTTGATATAGAAATGCCTGATATTAATGGCATTGAGTTGGCCCAAGAAATACGGAATTCCCCGGATTTTGATGTGCAGATCATCTTCCTGACAAGTTATCCGGCTTATATACTCGACAGCCTTGACACCCAGCCCTTTCAATATTTAATAAAGCCAGTTCTCTATGAGTTTTTTGAATCCAAAATGTTCAAACTGTTAAATTACCTGTATTCGCAATCCAAAAAGTATTTAACTATTAAAATTGAAGGGGAAGACTTTTTTTTTAGATATTCAGAGATTATTGCAATACAGAAAAGTAAGAAGGTAATTGGGCGAGACTATATGGAGATCATTACTACGGCAAAAGATTATTACACCACAAAAGGAATATTGTCGGAGATCCAATCAAAGCTAGAATTTCCGTTTCTGCAAGTTCACCGTTCAGTACTTATTAATCTGGATCATCTCCGTAAGTTGACAGCATCATCGGTTATCATGATCAATGATTCTGAATTCCCTCTCAGCCGTTCTAAATCCAAGCTCGTCAAGGAAGCATTAGCACGAAATTTGGTTATGGGTCTTAAAGACAATGTATAA
- a CDS encoding radical SAM protein, with product MKGLFLESKAGNRYFYDDTTGIINPITGDSWTKEEHFNKYQSIIPVQQNLRSYPVDTRQVKDYLFRQANGFRQLILESTSSCNLRCKYCIYSDHYQYTKGYENTQLTFEVGKKAIDFYFENFKTIQYRNPNRKPVIGFYGGEPLINIKTIREIVEYTKSTYTQYGEILFNVTTNGVLFNKEVQKFLVENGFSIIVSLDGNKENHDRNRVKLNGKGSFDEVITNIREFKKDYKDYSKFGISACYDLKSNLFDYEQFLDEEDLFMVKLARVEAVNSTYYQQFSSCDLNDFDDMMAGLQNKFYNLASENKIKKDSFLYALIGINYSELAFHSVINERRTECLPFTSTCVPGEKIYVTADGKIHMCEKINEKHWIGNVDDGLDYGKITSIINEYNKNICDHCEDCNFTRFCSMCFVQCATDTAFVKSPSLCTNIERSVRERLTHFLNILEERPDIFEDITVDYFNTIYEKGGERIEL from the coding sequence ATGAAAGGTTTGTTTTTAGAAAGTAAAGCAGGGAACAGGTATTTTTATGACGACACAACAGGCATTATTAATCCGATTACAGGTGACTCATGGACAAAAGAAGAGCATTTCAATAAATATCAATCAATAATACCTGTTCAGCAGAATCTAAGATCATACCCTGTAGATACCCGACAAGTGAAAGACTATTTATTCCGGCAAGCCAATGGTTTCAGACAATTGATACTAGAAAGCACCTCCAGTTGTAATCTGAGATGTAAATATTGCATATACTCAGACCACTATCAATACACTAAAGGGTATGAGAACACCCAGCTAACCTTTGAGGTTGGCAAAAAAGCAATAGATTTTTACTTTGAAAATTTCAAAACAATTCAGTATAGAAATCCAAACAGGAAACCTGTTATAGGGTTTTACGGCGGGGAACCCTTAATTAATATTAAAACAATTAGGGAAATTGTTGAATATACAAAGTCTACTTACACGCAATATGGAGAAATACTATTTAATGTAACGACGAATGGAGTGCTCTTTAATAAGGAAGTACAAAAATTTTTGGTCGAAAACGGATTTTCCATCATCGTAAGTTTAGATGGCAATAAGGAAAACCACGACAGAAATAGAGTGAAGCTTAACGGTAAAGGCAGTTTTGATGAAGTAATTACGAACATCCGTGAATTTAAAAAGGATTATAAGGATTATTCGAAATTTGGGATAAGCGCCTGTTATGACTTGAAGAGCAATCTCTTTGACTATGAGCAGTTTCTGGATGAGGAAGATCTGTTCATGGTTAAGCTTGCTCGGGTTGAAGCGGTTAATTCTACATACTATCAGCAGTTTTCCTCCTGTGATTTGAATGATTTCGATGATATGATGGCAGGCTTGCAGAACAAATTCTATAACTTGGCCAGCGAAAATAAGATTAAAAAGGACTCATTTTTGTATGCTCTAATCGGAATTAATTATTCTGAACTGGCATTTCACTCAGTTATTAATGAAAGACGTACAGAGTGCCTTCCATTTACATCAACTTGCGTTCCCGGGGAAAAAATATATGTGACTGCAGACGGGAAAATACACATGTGCGAAAAAATTAATGAGAAGCATTGGATTGGTAATGTTGATGACGGCTTGGACTATGGGAAAATCACTTCCATCATCAATGAATACAACAAGAACATTTGTGATCATTGTGAGGATTGCAATTTTACCCGGTTCTGCAGCATGTGCTTTGTACAGTGTGCAACGGATACAGCTTTTGTGAAATCCCCATCCTTATGTACTAACATTGAAAGATCTGTCCGGGAAAGGCTGACCCATTTTTTAAACATTCTGGAAGAGAGACCGGATATTTTTGAAGATATAACTGTTGACTATTTCAACACAATCTATGAGAAGGGAGGAGAACGAATTGAACTATAA